In Rhodococcus rhodochrous, a single genomic region encodes these proteins:
- the sigM gene encoding RNA polymerase sigma factor SigM — translation MSDAELLAAHVAGDRYAFSALLARHQDHLWQVARRTSYSNEDAADALQEALLSAHRRASGFREDAAVRSWLHSIVVNACLDRIRRNRVRVTVPLFEDDSHDLRTPRDPIRDTEIALDIESALFALPPEQRAAVVAVDVEGFSVREAARRLGVPEGTVKSRCARARSRLALLLDDLRSEGNRS, via the coding sequence GTGTCGGATGCCGAGTTGCTCGCAGCACACGTCGCAGGCGATCGGTATGCCTTCTCCGCCTTGCTGGCCCGACATCAGGACCATCTGTGGCAGGTCGCGCGGCGGACCAGTTACTCGAACGAGGACGCCGCGGATGCGTTGCAGGAGGCATTGCTCTCGGCGCACCGGAGGGCCTCGGGTTTCCGGGAGGACGCCGCGGTCCGAAGCTGGCTGCACTCGATCGTCGTCAATGCGTGCCTCGATCGTATCCGCCGCAACCGTGTCCGCGTGACCGTCCCACTGTTCGAGGACGATTCGCACGACCTGCGTACCCCGCGCGATCCCATCCGCGACACCGAGATCGCACTCGACATCGAATCCGCCCTGTTCGCACTGCCACCCGAACAGCGGGCGGCCGTCGTCGCGGTCGATGTGGAAGGTTTCTCCGTCCGGGAGGCGGCGCGCCGGCTCGGTGTTCCGGAGGGAACGGTGAAGAGCCGCTGTGCTCGCGCGCGGAGTCGGCTCGCACTTCTTCTCGACGACCTTCGTTCCGAGGGGAACCGATCGTGA